Proteins encoded by one window of Fischerella sp. PCC 9605:
- a CDS encoding DUF1816 domain-containing protein → MFIYYFGLFVNAKKAQEGYIEDLKEEEVQKLLSKSSGYSQKS, encoded by the coding sequence TTGTTTATTTACTACTTTGGACTATTTGTGAATGCCAAAAAAGCTCAAGAAGGTTACATAGAGGATTTGAAAGAGGAAGAAGTGCAGAAATTACTGTCAAAATCAAGCGGTTACAGCCAAAAGAGCTAA